One segment of Anatilimnocola aggregata DNA contains the following:
- a CDS encoding 50S ribosomal protein L25, producing the protein MSDTLVVTKREKLGTAETRRLRTTGLVPAILYGHGEANAPLSVPVAQLNAVIKHGGKLVKLSGDITETALLREVQWDTYSKDIIHVDLIRVSEKELVETTVAVELKGTAPGLSEGGVLQFVLHELHIECPAIAIPDKLFANINNLHLGKSIHASDIALPEGAKLTTDPHLVIVSCIAAKTEEELAAAEASVEPELIRKEKTGDEAAE; encoded by the coding sequence ATGTCAGATACGCTGGTCGTTACGAAACGCGAAAAGTTGGGCACCGCCGAAACTCGTCGGTTGCGCACCACGGGCTTGGTTCCCGCCATCCTTTACGGTCACGGCGAAGCCAACGCTCCGCTGTCGGTTCCGGTCGCCCAGTTGAACGCTGTCATCAAGCACGGTGGCAAGCTCGTCAAGCTGAGTGGCGATATCACCGAGACGGCTCTACTGCGTGAAGTGCAGTGGGACACGTACTCGAAAGACATTATTCACGTCGACCTGATCCGCGTGTCGGAAAAGGAACTCGTCGAGACCACCGTGGCTGTCGAGCTGAAGGGTACTGCTCCGGGCCTTTCCGAAGGTGGTGTGTTGCAGTTCGTGCTGCACGAACTCCACATCGAATGCCCGGCCATTGCCATTCCCGACAAGTTGTTTGCCAATATTAACAACCTGCACTTGGGCAAGAGCATTCACGCCAGCGACATCGCGCTGCCGGAGGGTGCCAAGCTGACGACCGATCCTCACCTGGTCATCGTTTCGTGCATTGCCGCCAAGACAGAAGAAGAATTGGCTGCTGCCGAGGCGAGTGTCGAGCCGGAACTGATCCGCAAGGAAAAGACGGGCGACGAAGCTGCCGAGTAA